In Sporocytophaga myxococcoides DSM 11118, one DNA window encodes the following:
- a CDS encoding efflux RND transporter permease subunit encodes MLEKFIKRPVLATVISIILVLLGGISLLSLPVTQFPDIAPPSVQVQAVYPGANAEVVARSVATPIEESVNGVEGMTYMTSNSNNDGTMALTVYFKLGTDPDVAAVNVQNRVAKAVSQLPQEVVQAGVSTQKQQNSMIMVVNLMSKEETYDETFLQNYAKINIIPAIQRIPGVGQAIVFGSKDYSMRIWLKPDRLAAYNLTPQEVIASIQEQNLEAAPGKFGESSKESFEFTIKYKGKLNKNEQFENIILRAGNDGSTIRVKDVARVEFGSFAYNSNTTLNGMNAIGIAIFQTSGSNANEIQIAINDLVKESAKSFPKGVAHTIIYSTKEYLDESISQVKETLVEAFILVFIVVFIFLQDFRSTLIPAIAVPVAIVGTFFFMQLFGFTINQLTLFALVLAIGIVVDDAIVVVEAVHARMGKSKISPRNATIQSMREISAPIISITLVMSAVFIPVGFMQGPAGVFYRQFAFTLAIAILISAVNALTLSPALCALILKNHEDHSGKRKSLWQKFANAFNAGFDTMTHKYVRSLHFLLRHKAVAVTGLLLISTVTFYMIRKAPTGFIPSEDQGFIVYSLSTPPGTSMQRTQKAVDKLVNIVKNTEAISHYVGISGLNILTNSTSPRYALGFVRLKPYKERGKIKDLNAIMQELNGRISSINEATIFLFVLPTVPGFGNVNGFEMTLQDRSGGKLDKLSQTTNEFLGELMQRPEIAYAFTTFNTSNPQYILDIDEVKSKQLGVSVKDILQTMQVYYGSTYASDFNRFGKFYRVIVQADAPDRATPSTLDRVYVKNIKGELVPLTTVASLNRVYGPETVTRNNLYNAAIINGVPKPGYTSGDAIKAVEEVAQKSLPRGYSYEWTGMTREEIASGGQSTIIFILSLLFVYFLLAAQFESYILPLSVILTIPLGIFGVFAFTGLFGIDNNIYVQVGLIMLIGLLAKNAILIVEYALQRRQAGMVLWKAAVEASRLRLRPILMTSFAFIVGLIPLMLATGSSAQGNHSISIGAAGGMLTGVVFGVFLIPVLFVIFQSLQEKIRPLKSDEIDFEPEVKETHIQKEITHEII; translated from the coding sequence ATGTTAGAGAAATTTATAAAAAGGCCAGTTCTGGCTACGGTGATCTCCATAATACTAGTATTGCTTGGAGGTATATCGCTGCTGTCTTTGCCGGTGACACAGTTCCCGGATATAGCTCCACCGAGCGTGCAGGTGCAGGCCGTTTATCCTGGTGCAAATGCAGAAGTTGTGGCACGATCAGTGGCCACTCCAATAGAAGAATCGGTCAATGGTGTCGAGGGGATGACCTATATGACATCCAATTCCAATAATGACGGTACAATGGCACTTACTGTTTATTTCAAACTAGGTACTGATCCTGATGTGGCAGCGGTAAACGTTCAGAATCGGGTGGCCAAGGCTGTCAGTCAGCTACCTCAAGAGGTTGTGCAAGCAGGAGTTTCCACACAGAAGCAGCAGAATAGTATGATCATGGTTGTCAATCTGATGAGTAAGGAAGAAACTTATGATGAGACTTTTTTACAGAATTATGCCAAGATCAATATAATCCCTGCAATACAACGGATTCCGGGAGTAGGACAGGCAATAGTGTTCGGTTCAAAAGATTATTCTATGAGAATCTGGTTGAAGCCGGATAGGCTGGCGGCCTATAACCTAACACCTCAGGAGGTAATCGCCTCCATTCAAGAACAGAATCTGGAAGCAGCGCCAGGCAAGTTCGGAGAAAGCAGCAAGGAATCATTTGAATTTACGATCAAGTATAAAGGAAAGCTGAATAAAAATGAACAGTTTGAAAATATTATCCTGCGAGCTGGTAATGATGGCTCTACAATCAGAGTGAAAGACGTGGCAAGGGTGGAGTTTGGTTCTTTTGCCTATAACAGTAACACCACTTTAAATGGAATGAATGCTATTGGCATTGCGATATTCCAGACCTCAGGATCAAATGCCAATGAGATACAGATTGCTATCAATGACCTTGTAAAAGAATCGGCAAAATCATTTCCTAAAGGAGTAGCACATACAATTATCTATAGTACAAAAGAATATCTTGATGAATCGATCAGTCAGGTGAAAGAGACACTCGTTGAAGCTTTCATTCTTGTATTTATTGTTGTATTTATTTTCCTTCAGGATTTTAGATCCACGCTGATCCCTGCTATAGCAGTGCCTGTGGCGATTGTAGGAACATTTTTCTTTATGCAGCTTTTCGGATTTACTATTAATCAGCTTACTCTATTCGCCCTGGTGCTGGCAATCGGTATCGTAGTGGATGACGCAATTGTTGTTGTAGAAGCGGTTCATGCAAGAATGGGTAAATCCAAGATATCACCGAGAAATGCCACTATTCAATCTATGAGAGAAATCTCTGCACCTATCATTTCCATTACGCTTGTCATGTCTGCAGTATTTATTCCTGTTGGCTTTATGCAGGGACCGGCAGGAGTGTTTTACAGGCAGTTTGCATTTACACTGGCTATTGCTATCCTGATATCTGCAGTAAATGCACTTACCCTCAGTCCGGCATTATGTGCGCTGATTCTTAAAAATCATGAGGATCATTCGGGTAAGAGAAAAAGTCTTTGGCAGAAATTCGCTAATGCATTCAATGCAGGTTTTGATACCATGACGCATAAATATGTACGCTCATTGCATTTCTTACTGCGTCATAAGGCGGTAGCTGTAACAGGATTGCTTCTGATATCAACAGTTACATTTTATATGATCAGAAAAGCGCCAACAGGTTTTATTCCATCAGAGGATCAGGGTTTTATTGTGTATTCACTAAGCACACCTCCTGGAACCTCTATGCAGCGAACACAAAAGGCTGTAGATAAATTAGTAAATATTGTAAAAAACACGGAAGCTATAAGTCATTATGTAGGTATCTCGGGTTTAAATATTCTTACCAATTCAACAAGTCCCAGATATGCTTTGGGTTTTGTAAGACTTAAACCGTATAAGGAACGTGGGAAGATCAAAGATCTGAATGCTATCATGCAGGAGCTAAACGGACGTATTTCTTCTATAAATGAAGCGACTATCTTTTTATTTGTACTGCCTACCGTGCCAGGTTTTGGAAATGTAAATGGTTTTGAAATGACCTTGCAGGACCGATCCGGAGGAAAACTGGATAAACTGAGTCAGACAACTAATGAATTTTTGGGGGAGTTGATGCAGCGTCCTGAAATTGCTTATGCGTTTACTACCTTCAACACCAGTAATCCTCAATATATATTGGATATAGATGAAGTAAAGAGCAAGCAACTCGGTGTCTCTGTTAAAGACATTCTGCAAACCATGCAGGTATATTATGGCAGCACCTATGCTTCGGACTTTAACCGTTTTGGGAAATTCTACAGGGTAATTGTACAAGCAGATGCACCCGACAGAGCCACACCTTCCACACTTGACAGGGTATATGTGAAGAATATAAAAGGAGAGTTGGTTCCATTAACAACTGTTGCATCACTGAACCGCGTTTATGGACCAGAAACAGTTACACGCAATAACCTTTACAATGCGGCAATAATCAATGGGGTTCCAAAGCCAGGTTATACTTCCGGAGATGCAATCAAGGCCGTGGAGGAAGTAGCACAAAAATCCCTTCCAAGGGGGTATTCTTATGAATGGACAGGCATGACAAGAGAAGAAATAGCTTCTGGTGGACAATCTACTATTATATTTATACTAAGCCTTTTGTTTGTATACTTCCTTCTGGCTGCTCAGTTCGAAAGTTATATTCTACCTCTTTCTGTGATTTTAACTATTCCTCTTGGAATCTTTGGAGTATTTGCCTTTACTGGCCTTTTCGGCATAGACAATAACATATATGTGCAGGTTGGACTGATTATGCTGATCGGATTACTTGCCAAAAATGCTATTCTGATTGTAGAATATGCATTGCAAAGACGTCAGGCTGGCATGGTATTGTGGAAGGCAGCAGTGGAAGCCTCCAGATTGAGGTTAAGACCGATCCTGATGACTTCTTTTGCTTTTATCGTTGGACTTATCCCTCTAATGTTAGCAACAGGATCTTCGGCTCAGGGGAATCATTCTATTAGTATAGGTGCTGCAGGAGGTATGTTAACCGGAGTGGTATTCGGGGTATTTTTAATCCCGGTGCTATTTGTAATTTTTCAATCCCTTCAGGAAAAGATTAGGCCATTAAAATCTGATGAAATAGATTTTGAGCCTGAAGTGAAGGAAACACATATTCAAAAAGAAATTACTCATGAAATCATATAA